The DNA segment AGGTGGACCTGGGCACAGCTTTTAGAAGGTTCCCGTGGCcaggggaggggctggggcaggtttCCCCCCTTTGGTTGCCCCATTGTTCCCTTTGGTTGCCCCGTCTCAGGGGGGCTGCCCCAATCCCGGCCCGTGACCCTCGTTTTGTCCCTGAAACCTTTTAGTTTTATAGAAATTCATCTTGCAGAAAATTTTCTAGAAGTGAAAGACGTGTTTCTATAAACTGTGATTTTTGTgttcattccttttcctgagaGGGATTTCTTCTCGATGTCCCTCTGGTTTAACtgatgtaatttaaaaagtctGTCTTTGTTTCGCCAATCAAATTGGCCTGTGTAAAATAAGGCATATAAAaattcatatatttaaatatatatataagacataaaaatatctatttatatatatataaatagatatataaatatatattttttttaaaaagtcgTTTTCAGCCTTCTACAGTCGAAGTCTGTGTTGTTGTGCTGTGAAACAACGTCACTGGCCcacacctgcagctggaaggaaatGCTGGAGAGGTTTGGGTCGGGAGGTGTATGTCGATTAATTAACATCATAATGACATTATGATATGTGTATTATAATGTACTTTATAATATGTGTGTTATAATGTACATTATGATATGTGTATTATAATTTACATTATGATAGGTGTCTTATAATGTAtattataaatgcatattataaaatTGGCTGTTTTCAAGGTGTGTGCTCTTACACTTAATGACTTGTTGGTGAGGAtatcagtttttatttctgctgtcagtaaagaaaatgaggCAGAGTGGCAGTAGTGTTGCAATAGCTCCTTGAACTGTTTGGTCAGGAAAACTCCAAacaatcatttaaaaaaacctctgctATTGATATATTATGATTAAATTGTCTGTTTGACCAAAATAAGAcaaataaacatatataaaaacTCTGCTATCGATAAATCAAttatcagcatctcccatctgaaaaaaatatggacCAAACCCTGAGCTGGAGttgaaaatgaaagcacaagcaaaaaaccacaccaaatgTGCTCCAAAAAGATCAAACCCTAtgaggggccatgcaaaacagttcCTAGAATATGGAGATCAGtttatgagaaaaaatatgACTATTCGACAAGACTGAAGCCGTAGAAATGGTGTTTAGAGAAAATAACTCTGAAATAACAGGTTGTGGATTCAGCTGAACGCTGCacttcctttttgctttttctcttccctaaTTGCATTGGTTTTTGTCATTATTATAAAACCTCTTTTCTTCACGTTGACCAGGAAAGTCAAAatctagggttttttttcacgGAGGGGATTTTAAATTTTCCCACTGCACCTCCTGGAACCTTCCCCTGCCCCGACCTGGCCACGGTCACTTCCCGTGGGATGAcctctgccaggagctccccgggcagcagctggacacagctggagcagaggtggaCCTCGGGCTCCACCCACACCTCAGAGACCCACGGCAGCCCCAGATGCCAACATCTGGCACAAACCCAACCCCGCCGAGCTGCTCCCGCCCTCCCCTGACcctaaaacccccaaaaccaccccaaaatctgGTTCCCGAGGGACCAGGAGCACGGGGCACTCACAGGTTTGGGTGAGGAGCGTGAGGATGGCGAGGAGCTGGATCCAAAACCCCTCCATGGGTGTCCGGGGCACAGAGATGATTTGGGACAATGAGCACTCAGGAGGTTGTCATAAcgagaaagaacaaaaagcagaacGGCCTCGGCCTATCAGCTTTTGGGGAGTGATCTGTTGCCGAGGAGGCGTGGCGACCTTGCTCAGGAACAGCACAGCCAAACCCAGACCGCTCGggccatcagctcacagacaccagtgtggtGGGCGGCAAACGGCATTACTGGTATACATATTTTGTGTTAATTGCGTCGCTTCCTTCTGCTTACATTATAAACTAGGTGTTATTGGCTGATTAGGAGGCTAATTAAGTGACCttagctgaggaggaaaggggggttCTGCCTGCCCGTGCAAGGAAGATGTTGGGGTCTGGATTGAGGAGAATTTTGGCTCTGGAAGGAGGAGAATTCTGGGGCTGGAACAAGAAGGActttggggctggagggaggagaaatTTGGGTCCGGAACAGGGATTTTAGGGCTGGAATGAGGAGGATTTTGGAGGCTGGAATGGAGATTTTGGGGTCTGGAATGAGAAGAATTTTAGGGTTGGAAcgaggaggatttgggggttggaaTGAGGAGGAATTTCGTGTCTGGAATGAGGAGAAATTTCGTGTCTGGAATGAGGAGAAATTTTGGGCTGAAATGAAGAAGATTTTGGGTCTGGAACAAGGAGAATTTTGGTATCTGAAATGAGGAGAATTTTGGGGCTGGAACGAGGAGGATATGGGGGTTGGAAAGGGCATTTTGGGGTCGGTTCCTCCTCCCCAAATGTCCCCGTACTGCCACTGCCGTGTCCGGGCTGAGGCCACCGGAGCCACCACGATGTCCCCAACTGTCCTCAGAAAGGGAgaccaaaacaccccaaaaaaccctcctgaggcaattaaatataaaaaaataattattaatagcaatctttaattaataaaaaaatttgttaACACTTGACATGTCCTTGTCCCCTCGGCCATAGGAGTGGCCTGGGGGGGTgacaggaggaagaggaagaggaagaggaagaggaagaggaagaggaagaggaagaggaagaggaagaggaagaggaagaggaagaggaagaggagttgggaatatttggaatattttgatatttgctAATATTTGCGAACGCTTGGCATATTTGacaaatatttattaacatttGCGTCTCTGCTGGTCTTTGTGAATAATTGCTAATATTTGCATAAAACcgttaatatttaatatttgtgtatttaatatttattttttgtctgcTAATGTTGGTGAATTTTTTGTTGACATTTGCTAATATTTGGGAATATTTGGGTGCTTGACCATTCCTGGGGTCACGGGGGTGGGAATTTTCCAGGATTCCATTGGAATTTCCCAGAATCCAACTGGAATTTCCAGGATCCCACTGGGAATTTTCCAGGAATTCCTCTTCCACAGTTCCTTGTCTGCGTCCAGCCCTTGCTTGACCATCCCAAACCGTTCCAGAAAGTTCTTCCCTCGGTCCCTCTGGGTTGTCTCAGAGATTCCCAAAGGATTTTTTGGGAATTAGCAGCAGATTCCAGCCGGGAATTGGGATCCCAGAGCCCCTCAGGCCACGGGCAGAGTCACGCTGGCGTAAACCGTCGTGGGCTCCTTGGAGGGGACAAAAAATTGGGGGTGTTGGGGACAATCCCAAACCTGGGAGAGCGAGGATTGTCCCCAAGGGaccaggaggggtttggggacattCCCCCTCTTACCTGGGACAGCGGGGAGTGTCCCCGAGGCTTTGGGGACACGCTTGGGGACACGGAGGGTCCCTCAGGGGCCAGGGGTGGCCCGGTGGCCGCGGCGTAGATGGTGGTGCAGGACACGGGGGTGGCCTTGGGGACAATCGCTTTGGGCTTCTGAGGGAGGGGACAAAGGGTGGGCAGTCACCTCGGGGTCACCTCGGGGTCACCACGGGGTCACCACGGGGTCACCACGGGGTCACCCGATTCCCGTCACCGAGTTTTGGCTCAGAGGAGGGTTGGGAAAATTTTGGGGAAATTTTTGGGGAAATTCCCAGAGTTTGTCCCCCAAAGTCACCGTGGGGAACTTTGGTGGGTTGGGGAAGTTGTGTCGCCTGGATTTGTTCCCGGCGATTCTCGGTGGCCAGCAGTGGCCGGGAGAGGTGGCACCCCCAAAATGTCaccttcccccttttcccccattTCTCCGCCCCATTTCCCCctattttccccatttcctccctttcccccctattttcctccatttttccccatttctccagttttttccccatttttcctcattttccctcatttctccaatttttccccatttttcccatttttttccccattttcccccatttttccccatttccccctatttttccccatttttctcccatttccccccatttttctcccatttttccccattttctcccattttcccccatttttcccccatttttccccattttctcccatttttctcccattttttccccattttcccccatttttccccattttctcccatttttccccattttcccccattttttccccattttttccccatttttccccatttttccccattttctcccatttttctcccattttttcccccatttttctcccattttctcccatttttctcccatttttccccattttctcccatttttctcccatttttccccattttcccccatttttccccattttctcccattttttccccattttcccccatttttccccatttttccccatttttccccattttttccccattttctcccatttttccccattttttccccatttttccccatttttccccatttttctcccatttttctccatttttcccccattttttctcccattttctcccatttttctcccatttttccccattttcccccatttttccccatttttccccatttttctcccatttccccccatttttccccattttcccccctcACCTGCACCTGGGCGTAGATGGTGGCCCCGACAGTGTCCGGGGTGTCCTGGGAGGTCACGGGGTCACCTGTGGGGTCCCAAAATCCAGGTGAGGTCACCCAGGTGGGGAAAGAATTCCCGGGTCACTGAGTCCGGGTCATCCCAAGGAATCTCTGGGAATTCATCCAGGAATCTCCCAAGAATTTCgggaatttttttggggggggggattttcttttccaaaaaattggggattttgggaattctttcccaggaaatttgggttttttggggtttcttcCCCAAGAATTTGGGCATTTTGGGGATTTCTCTCCCaagaattttgggggttttggcaTTTCTGTCCCCCAagaggtttgggatttttgggaatCCCAAGAAATTGGGAgtttttgggatttggggactCACCTTTGGTGGCCCTGACTCACCTTTGGTGACCCTGAAGGTGACAATGACGATGATGACGATGACGATGATGAGGCCGaaggccaccagcagcaccaggagctctgtcctcaccctggggacacctggggacagggaggggacatgTGAGGGGTGGCACCGGGTCACCTGGAGACTTTGTCACCTTTGTCACCTGATTTTGGGTTAATTTTTGCCACTTTGTTCCATGATTTTGGGGCTGATTTTTGTCGCTTTATCCTCTGATTTTGGGGCTGATTTTTGTCACTTTGTCCCTTGATTTTGGGGCTGATTTTTGTCACCTGTCACCTGATTTTGGGGCTGATTTTTGTCACCTCATCACCTGATTTTGGGTTAATTTTTGTTACCTGCCCCCTGATTTTGAGttgatttttgtaattttgttctccaattttttggtgttttttttttgttttttttttcactttgtcaCCAGGTTTTGGGGGCTGATTTCCGCCAGttttctcttctggtttttgTCTGGGGCTGAGTTTTAGTCTGTACACTAATTTTAGATAGAAACTTTGTGACTTTGTCACCACAGACACGATTTTTACCGGGTCTTGTGGTTTTTTGCTGCACAGCAGAAACCAAAGGGCAGAGGAAAACGCCTCTGAACTCCCTTGATTCGACTCATTTgagttttttatgttttatgagtatttttctcataaaaaccCACCGGGGGCCTGAATTTGGggtcagaagaaaataaaaaataaaccctaaaAATCTCCCTGGTAGCTTTAAAGGGGTTTGAGGGATGGAAATATCTCGAATATCCATAGAAATATCTCAgatatccattaaaaaaaaaaaaaaatctcgtCTAAAAGGGGAATTCATTAATCACGGAAATATCTCAAATTTCTACATAAATCTCTCCAATTTCCACCCAAATCCATCAAATTTCTACATAAATCTCTCCAATTTCTCCACAAATTCATCAAATTTCCACCCAAATTCATCAAATTTCTACATAAATCTCTCAAATTCCCACCCAAATTCCCTCTGTCCCGACAACTCTGGGACATCTCCAGAGATCCCTTTTCAAACCACAATCCCGGGATTTTGGGGTTCTGGGATTCCAGAGTTCCAGAAtcctgggattttggggttccATGATTCTGAGGTTCTCAGATTCCGGGATTCCAAAATTCCGGGGTTTTGAGgatctgggattttgggatttcaAAATTCCGGGGTTTTGAGgatctgggattttgggattgCAGGATTCAGGGATTTTGGGATTCTGATATTCTCAGATTCTGGGGTTCTGTGATTCCgggattctgggattttgggattctcagattctgtgattttgggatttgggggctCTGGAGTTCCAGgattctgggatttgggaattccAGGACTCTGGAGTTccaggattctgggattctgggattttgggacTCTGGGGATCTGAATTCCAGAATTTTATGACTCTGGAGTTCCAGGATTTGGGGATTATGGAATTTGGGGACTCTGGAGTTGCAGGATTCCgggattctgggattttgggacTCTGGAGTTCTGGAATTCCAGAATTTTTGGACTCCGGAGTTCCAGGATTCAGGGATTATGGAACTTGGGGACTCTGGAGTTCCAGGATTCGGGgattctgggatttgggaattccAGGACTCTGGAGTTccaggattctgggattctggaattTTGGGACTCTGGGGTTCTGGAATTCCAGAATTTTAGGACTCTGGAGTTCCAGGATTCGgggattctgggattttggTACCCACCGGTGTCGGGGCCGCCCCGGCAGAGCTCGGGCCCGGCCTGGAGCGCCCTCCGGCGGCTGCTGACGGCGTTGCGGGCGGTGCAGACGCAGCCCGGGGATGTCCCCGTCACCATCGCGGGGGACAGCGACACGTTCAGCAGCGGCCCGAGGCCGAAGCAAACCCCGGCGGTGCCGTTCGGGCTGTCCCAGCTGTAGGAAACCTCGTCCCCTCGTTCCGAGGAGCAGAGCAGcgccagggagcagctgccgTTGGAGAATTCCCGGTGGAGGATGCGGATGTCGGGGTGGGAAACGCGCTctggggggaggaaaaaaagaaaaattgggatttttgtCACGGGTGGGGAGGTTTATTCCCGGGTTTTGGCGTCCTGAAAGGTTGAGAATGTCcggggtgggaaaaaaaaagagaaaaatccaaatAAGAAGGTCCGGGAAAATACCTggaaattccaggaaaaaaaaaaaaaaaaaaaaaaaaaaacccaaacaacaacaacaacaaaaaaaaaaaacaccaacccacCACGGACATCCAagaaaaagccaggaaaatccaggaaaaagccagggaaaaaaaatccaggaaatcacaggaaaaagccaggaaatcccaggaggaaaaaaaataccaggaaCATCCAGGATAAATCCGggaaatcccaggaaaaaaagcaggaaatcccaggaaaaaaagcccaaaaaatcccaagaaaaccccacaaaatcccaagaaaaaacccacaaaatcccaagaaaaaaacacataatcccaggaaaaagccacaaaatcccaggaaaaagcCACAGTATCCCAGgataaaaccccacaaaatccaagaaaaaaaccacaaaatccaAAAAGCCCCTCAGGATATCccaggaaaaaaccacaaaatctcaggaaaaaaaactccacaaaatcCCAAGCAAAACCCCAGGACGAAATCCTCCACCTCCACCATTCCCAGagggaattttattttgttattttttttttttttacccaaaacccgcagctggagctgccagacctcctcctcctggcccCGGCTGAGGCTGAACTCGTAGATCCGCCCGTCCTCCCGGCTGGTGTTGAGGATTTCCAAGGAGAAATCGTCGCGGTGGAAGCGCAGCCGGCCCGGCTGGAATTCCGTCAGGTTCTCCCGGGAGAACCTCAGCAGGaaccttttcttctgctgcccC comes from the Sylvia atricapilla isolate bSylAtr1 unplaced genomic scaffold, bSylAtr1.pri scaffold_112_arrow_ctg1, whole genome shotgun sequence genome and includes:
- the SLAMF1 gene encoding signaling lymphocytic activation molecule, whose amino-acid sequence is MGFGFWLRFLLTLAAFWGSGSKETVFGILGEPTVLRLPRALGQRGRAFAEAAWKESLEGQQKKRFLLRFSRENLTEFQPGRLRFHRDDFSLEILNTSREDGRIYEFSLSRGQEEEVWQLQLRVLERVSHPDIRILHREFSNGSCSLALLCSSERGDEVSYSWDSPNGTAGVCFGLGPLLNVSLSPAMVTGTSPGCVCTARNAVSSRRRALQAGPELCRGGPDTGVPRVRTELLVLLVAFGLIIVIVIIVIVTFRVTKGDPVTSQDTPDTVGATIYAQVQKPKAIVPKATPVSCTTIYAAATGPPLAPEGPSVSPSVSPKPRGHSPLSQEPTTVYASVTLPVA